A window of the Natronospira proteinivora genome harbors these coding sequences:
- a CDS encoding cobyric acid synthase — protein sequence MSALMIQGTTSDAGKSTVVAALCRWLARQGVSVAPFKPQNMALNSAVTVEGGEIGRSTALQALACGLEPENDMNPVLLKPQTDVGAQVILRGQVHGNMQALDYHRFKAEARETVMAAWQSLRRRYDVIIVEGAGSPAEINLRENDIANMGFAEAADIPVVLVGDIDRGGVFAQLVGTMALLSPSEQARVKGFVINRFRGDLGLLQDGLDWLEEYAQRPVLGVLPYLQDLMLDAEDSVQQAGQEEGDGLFRVVIPALPRMSNHNDFDPLRLHPRVALRFARDPEKAGPADLVILPGSKHTRSDLTWLEQSGWPEYLDRHLRYGGKLLGICGGFQMLGRSVSDPEAVEGEAGETRALSYLDFDTRLASNKTLLEVEGGFLDQQAGFSGYEIHNGLSQGPAFDRPWLTLDGHPVGAESRDGQIRGCYIHGLMDRAEACDALLRWAGLPPSEAPAPDYRAHRLTQLDRLADSVEANLDTAKLHQWLFTLKG from the coding sequence ATGAGCGCGCTGATGATTCAGGGCACCACCTCGGATGCCGGTAAATCCACGGTGGTGGCCGCCCTGTGCCGCTGGCTGGCACGCCAGGGCGTCTCTGTAGCCCCCTTCAAGCCCCAGAACATGGCCTTAAACAGTGCGGTGACGGTGGAGGGGGGCGAGATCGGGCGTTCCACCGCCCTCCAGGCCCTGGCCTGCGGCCTGGAACCGGAAAACGACATGAACCCGGTCCTGCTCAAGCCCCAGACGGACGTGGGCGCCCAGGTGATCCTGCGGGGACAGGTTCACGGCAATATGCAGGCCCTCGACTATCACCGTTTTAAGGCGGAAGCCCGAGAGACCGTCATGGCCGCCTGGCAGTCTCTAAGACGGCGATATGACGTGATCATCGTCGAGGGGGCGGGCAGTCCGGCCGAGATCAATCTTCGTGAGAACGATATCGCTAATATGGGCTTTGCCGAGGCCGCCGACATTCCGGTGGTGCTGGTGGGCGATATCGACCGGGGTGGGGTTTTCGCTCAACTGGTGGGCACCATGGCCCTGCTGAGCCCCTCGGAACAGGCGCGGGTCAAAGGCTTTGTGATTAACCGTTTTCGGGGGGATCTAGGACTGTTGCAAGACGGGCTGGATTGGCTGGAGGAATATGCCCAGCGCCCGGTGCTCGGGGTCTTGCCCTACCTCCAGGACCTGATGCTGGATGCCGAGGACAGCGTCCAGCAGGCGGGACAGGAGGAGGGTGATGGCCTTTTCCGGGTGGTCATTCCGGCCCTGCCGCGCATGAGCAACCACAATGATTTCGATCCCCTGCGCCTGCACCCCCGGGTGGCCCTGCGCTTTGCTCGTGATCCGGAAAAGGCCGGACCGGCCGATCTCGTTATCCTTCCAGGCAGCAAGCACACCCGCAGCGATCTGACCTGGCTTGAGCAGTCGGGCTGGCCCGAGTATCTGGACCGCCATCTTCGCTACGGCGGGAAGTTGCTGGGGATTTGCGGCGGCTTTCAAATGCTGGGCCGATCGGTGTCGGATCCTGAGGCGGTGGAGGGCGAAGCCGGAGAAACCCGTGCCCTGAGTTATCTGGACTTCGACACCCGTCTGGCCTCCAACAAGACCTTGCTAGAGGTGGAAGGCGGTTTTCTAGATCAGCAGGCCGGTTTTTCCGGCTATGAGATCCACAATGGTCTCAGCCAGGGCCCTGCATTCGACCGGCCCTGGCTCACCCTCGATGGTCATCCCGTGGGGGCGGAAAGCCGGGATGGACAAATCCGGGGCTGTTATATCCACGGCCTGATGGATCGAGCCGAGGCCTGTGATGCTCTGCTGCGATGGGCCGGTCTGCCGCCCAGCGAGGCACCCGCACCCGATTACCGGGCCCATCGTCTCACCCAGCTGGATCGCCTGGCCGATTCGGTGGAGGCCAACCTGGATACCGCCAAGCTGCACCAATGGCTGTTTACACTCAAAGGTTGA
- a CDS encoding phospholipase D-like domain-containing protein produces MNNSSYAVDPEGESHHQADPDARLFFEGDPLYDAMIGDILDARKQVLLESYIFAEDVLGHRFARALTTAVARGVHVRLHVDAVGCLFEASSRFFRQLSQQGVEVRHFHRWSWRDPWRYNSRNHCKLLIIDDKVTYIGGFNIHNASSARQSGARRWRDTHVRLTNPAITREAVAIFQALWEHRKRRLPRKHPVHDGLMLVSNRSQHERSRFRSVFREAMAQAQQHIRITTPYFAPDPLTRRHMIKAARRGVRVELLLPAVSDQRLLQVLARSMYRELLDAGIHIFEYRNRVLHAKTLTVDGRWGTVGTANLDYRSFFHNLELNLVSTRNTINQTLDAQFQRDLAQSDKIQSGNLSQPSLLWRVLGRIAWGLRRWL; encoded by the coding sequence GTGAACAATTCATCATACGCAGTTGATCCGGAAGGCGAAAGCCACCACCAGGCGGACCCCGACGCGCGGCTCTTTTTTGAGGGTGACCCGCTTTATGACGCCATGATCGGGGACATCCTGGATGCCCGGAAACAGGTACTGCTGGAGAGCTACATCTTTGCAGAAGATGTCCTCGGACATCGCTTTGCCCGGGCCCTGACCACCGCAGTCGCCCGTGGCGTGCACGTTCGGCTCCACGTCGACGCTGTAGGCTGCCTTTTCGAGGCCAGTAGCCGGTTTTTTCGGCAGTTAAGCCAGCAGGGCGTCGAAGTTCGGCATTTTCATCGCTGGTCCTGGCGCGACCCTTGGCGTTACAACTCAAGAAACCACTGTAAGCTATTGATTATAGACGATAAAGTTACCTACATTGGGGGCTTCAATATCCACAATGCATCGTCCGCCCGCCAAAGCGGCGCCCGTCGTTGGCGCGATACCCATGTACGCCTGACCAACCCGGCAATCACCCGGGAAGCGGTGGCCATCTTCCAGGCACTGTGGGAACACCGCAAACGGCGACTCCCACGAAAACACCCGGTGCATGACGGACTCATGCTCGTCAGTAATCGAAGTCAACATGAGCGCAGTCGCTTCAGGAGCGTCTTCCGGGAGGCCATGGCGCAGGCACAGCAGCATATCCGCATTACCACGCCGTATTTCGCGCCGGACCCGCTCACGCGCCGACACATGATCAAAGCAGCCCGGCGGGGTGTCCGTGTCGAATTGCTATTACCCGCGGTGAGCGATCAACGCCTCCTGCAAGTCCTGGCCCGAAGCATGTATCGCGAGCTGCTGGACGCAGGCATTCATATTTTTGAATACCGGAACCGGGTATTGCACGCCAAAACACTCACCGTGGATGGCCGCTGGGGCACCGTAGGGACCGCCAACCTGGATTACCGCAGCTTCTTCCACAACCTGGAACTCAACCTGGTATCTACCCGAAACACCATCAACCAGACACTGGACGCGCAGTTCCAGCGCGACCTGGCGCAATCCGACAAGATTCAGAGCGGCAACCTGAGCCAACCCAGCTTGCTCTGGCGCGTCCTGGGCCGCATCGCCTGGGGGCTGAGACGATGGCTCTAA
- a CDS encoding endonuclease/exonuclease/phosphatase family protein, whose product MRVLNYNIRYATGIGPGFHFPLPLAGYLRSTAKNLDRITRFIETVKPDLVGLTEVDMGSFRTSAVNQAEYVANALGHFHSFESKYADRSLNTRLPVVKKQGNAILTSQPIVQEHFHYFDAGIKRLILEIELDDVVMFLVHLSVKYRHRHYQLRHLHSLVGRSRKPVIVAGDFNTFWGDYEMHLFMEAAGLKNVNVTGEPTYPSWAPSRQLDFILYGQGLEVSHFEIPDIRLSDHLPLVCDFRVIG is encoded by the coding sequence ATGCGGGTATTGAATTACAACATACGCTACGCCACGGGGATTGGCCCAGGATTTCATTTCCCTCTGCCACTGGCGGGCTATCTGCGGTCCACAGCGAAGAATCTCGATCGAATTACCCGCTTCATTGAAACGGTGAAACCGGATTTGGTAGGCCTCACCGAGGTGGACATGGGGTCCTTTCGCACCAGCGCGGTGAATCAGGCGGAGTACGTTGCCAATGCCCTGGGGCATTTTCATTCCTTTGAATCCAAATATGCTGACCGTTCCCTGAATACCCGCCTGCCGGTGGTTAAAAAACAGGGTAACGCCATTCTCACCTCCCAGCCCATCGTCCAGGAACACTTCCATTATTTTGATGCAGGTATCAAGCGGCTGATTCTAGAGATAGAGCTTGATGACGTGGTGATGTTCCTGGTCCATCTGTCGGTTAAATATCGTCATCGTCATTATCAACTGCGGCATTTGCATAGCCTGGTAGGTCGCAGCCGAAAGCCGGTGATTGTGGCAGGGGATTTCAATACCTTCTGGGGGGATTATGAAATGCATCTATTCATGGAAGCCGCGGGCCTGAAAAACGTCAATGTTACCGGTGAACCAACCTATCCCAGCTGGGCCCCGAGCCGACAGCTGGATTTCATTCTTTATGGCCAGGGGCTGGAAGTCAGCCACTTTGAAATCCCGGATATTCGACTCTCCGATCACTTGCCGCTGGTATGTGATTTCCGGGTAATCGGCTGA
- the cobO gene encoding cob(I)yrinic acid a,c-diamide adenosyltransferase, translating to MRENAKHPERHAERMRKKQAVMRERIERADKDQGVLLVLTGPGKGKSSSGFGMLARSLGHGYKVGVVQFIKGKFVTGEDRFFRDHPQVDYHVMGQGYTWDTQDRERDVAAAEAAWVEARRMLNDDSYHLVLLDELNIVLRNEYLDLDTVLDDLMNRPAMQHVVVTGRNAKQPLIDIADTVTEMQVVKHAFKDAGIRAQKGVEL from the coding sequence ATGCGAGAAAACGCCAAACATCCCGAACGCCATGCCGAACGGATGCGCAAAAAGCAGGCCGTGATGCGAGAGCGCATCGAACGGGCCGACAAGGACCAGGGGGTCCTGTTGGTGCTCACCGGGCCCGGTAAAGGCAAGAGCAGCTCCGGTTTCGGCATGCTGGCCCGCAGCCTGGGCCACGGCTACAAGGTGGGGGTGGTTCAGTTCATCAAGGGCAAGTTCGTCACCGGCGAGGATCGCTTTTTTCGTGACCATCCCCAGGTGGATTACCACGTGATGGGGCAGGGCTACACCTGGGACACCCAGGACCGGGAACGGGACGTGGCAGCCGCCGAGGCGGCCTGGGTGGAGGCCCGGCGCATGCTCAATGATGACAGCTACCACCTGGTGCTCCTGGATGAATTGAATATCGTCCTTCGCAATGAATACCTGGACCTGGACACCGTACTGGATGACCTGATGAACCGTCCCGCCATGCAGCATGTGGTGGTCACCGGTCGCAATGCCAAACAGCCGCTTATCGATATCGCCGATACCGTGACCGAAATGCAGGTGGTCAAGCACGCCTTCAAGGACGCCGGCATCCGGGCCCAAAAAGGGGTCGAGCTTTAA
- a CDS encoding RES family NAD+ phosphorylase, whose amino-acid sequence MPEIPAISTWPQARPERQNWYRAVPSRHPPVQLWDHCANPEELHDAAMVESVTNDRLRQELGEIRAVPEADWVFGEGASPVMAAFCHVNEQGSRFSPGDYGVYYAGSSPRVAAREVAYHRRQWYRQNPAAEPRQTMRLYQGSVTRPLIDIRGETRPGLLHDPDSWHHAQRFGQAAKQDQSWGIHYRSVRHPGGECVALLRPPAITPVIQTRHFQLHWDGEDVQILGLG is encoded by the coding sequence TTGCCTGAGATTCCGGCGATTTCCACCTGGCCTCAAGCCCGTCCCGAGCGTCAGAACTGGTACCGGGCCGTGCCTTCACGGCATCCGCCGGTTCAGCTCTGGGATCACTGCGCCAATCCGGAAGAGCTGCACGATGCGGCCATGGTGGAGAGTGTCACCAATGATCGCCTGCGCCAGGAGCTGGGCGAGATTCGGGCCGTCCCGGAAGCCGACTGGGTCTTCGGCGAAGGCGCTTCCCCGGTTATGGCGGCGTTCTGTCATGTGAACGAGCAGGGCAGTCGTTTCTCTCCGGGCGACTACGGCGTCTACTACGCCGGCAGCTCACCCCGGGTCGCGGCCCGGGAAGTGGCCTATCATCGCCGCCAATGGTATCGACAAAATCCCGCCGCCGAACCTCGTCAGACCATGCGGCTGTACCAGGGCAGCGTCACCCGGCCTCTGATCGATATCCGGGGAGAAACCAGGCCAGGCCTACTGCACGACCCGGACAGCTGGCACCATGCCCAACGATTCGGCCAGGCCGCCAAACAGGATCAGTCCTGGGGCATTCACTACCGCAGCGTCCGCCATCCCGGCGGGGAATGCGTGGCCTTGCTACGCCCGCCGGCCATCACGCCTGTCATCCAGACTCGCCATTTCCAGCTCCACTGGGACGGCGAGGATGTCCAGATCCTCGGCCTCGGCTAG
- a CDS encoding cobalamin-binding protein yields the protein MSLCLLASANLFAESERCVVDDMERLVCLDRPAESIVTLSPGMAELMFEAGGGDAIVGTTSFSDYPEAAEDIPRIGSFKRLDLEAVLAREPDLIVAWITGNPTEQVLKLEEMGLPVYWGEQRDFDDVAATLRRFGVLAGSENIANARADEFESQLEALRDRYRDADPVEVFYQIWDDPIMTINGEHLISRAIGVCSGRTLFSDLERLTPRLDTESILAADPETIIAGGMGENDPSWLEYWEQYENMTAVRRDQLYFVPPSTLQRPTPRILDGIKQVCHHLDEVRERR from the coding sequence TTGTCGCTATGCTTGCTGGCAAGCGCAAACCTGTTCGCCGAATCCGAGCGCTGCGTGGTGGACGACATGGAACGGCTGGTCTGCCTTGACAGACCAGCGGAATCAATTGTGACCCTGTCTCCCGGTATGGCGGAGTTGATGTTTGAAGCGGGCGGCGGGGATGCCATTGTCGGGACCACCTCCTTTAGTGATTACCCGGAGGCGGCCGAGGATATCCCCCGGATCGGGAGCTTCAAGCGGCTTGATCTGGAGGCGGTCCTGGCCCGTGAACCGGACCTGATCGTTGCCTGGATCACGGGTAATCCCACCGAGCAGGTACTCAAGCTGGAAGAGATGGGCCTTCCGGTCTATTGGGGCGAGCAGCGCGACTTTGATGATGTGGCGGCTACCCTGCGCCGTTTCGGGGTCTTGGCCGGTAGCGAGAACATTGCCAATGCGCGGGCGGATGAATTTGAGTCCCAATTAGAGGCCCTGAGGGACCGTTACCGTGATGCCGACCCGGTTGAGGTATTCTATCAGATATGGGATGACCCCATCATGACCATCAACGGGGAGCATCTGATCAGTCGCGCTATTGGCGTCTGCAGTGGCCGGACCCTGTTTTCGGATCTGGAAAGACTCACCCCGCGTCTGGACACCGAGTCCATTCTGGCGGCAGACCCGGAAACCATCATCGCCGGTGGCATGGGGGAGAACGATCCCAGCTGGCTGGAATACTGGGAACAGTATGAAAACATGACGGCTGTGCGACGGGATCAGCTCTATTTTGTGCCCCCCTCAACCTTGCAGCGGCCAACACCCAGAATTCTGGATGGGATAAAACAGGTCTGTCATCATCTGGACGAAGTTCGTGAGCGCCGTTGA
- a CDS encoding FecCD family ABC transporter permease, producing the protein MRPALPRLWPPLLLLSLVGVVSLCLAVAIGSVSIAPMDLLAVLGGEGSQLHRTLIFDLRLPRALAAFAVGGLLGVAGALMQVLLRNPLADPYVLGLSGGAAVGALSAMLLGAGVAWVSGSAFVGALISMVLVFGLAHGTGSWTPTRLLLTGVVVAAGWGAVITFMLAISPAERIPGMLYWLMGDLAYARGPGPATTALILVCLLTIPLGRSLNVLAKGPLQAAALGVSVRPLTWSVYIVASLITAVAVTTAGSIGFVGLVVPHMLRLILGNDQRLILPASALGGGILLTLADTLARTMLAPEQLPVGVITAMLGVPTFLYLLYRSR; encoded by the coding sequence ATGAGGCCGGCCCTGCCGCGGCTTTGGCCGCCCCTCTTGCTCTTGTCCTTAGTTGGCGTGGTGTCATTGTGCCTGGCGGTGGCCATCGGCAGTGTCTCGATTGCCCCCATGGACCTGTTGGCGGTGTTGGGCGGCGAGGGCAGCCAGTTGCACCGCACCCTGATTTTCGATCTGCGCCTGCCTCGGGCTTTGGCGGCCTTTGCCGTGGGCGGTTTGCTGGGCGTTGCCGGTGCCCTGATGCAGGTCCTGCTGAGGAACCCCCTGGCCGATCCCTATGTACTCGGACTTTCAGGCGGTGCGGCGGTGGGGGCCCTGTCCGCCATGTTGCTGGGGGCGGGCGTGGCCTGGGTCTCCGGCTCGGCTTTCGTCGGCGCCCTGATTTCCATGGTGCTGGTCTTCGGCCTGGCCCATGGAACGGGCAGCTGGACCCCGACCCGTCTCTTGTTGACTGGTGTGGTGGTTGCAGCCGGTTGGGGCGCGGTCATTACCTTCATGTTGGCGATCAGTCCGGCTGAGCGAATTCCCGGGATGCTTTACTGGTTGATGGGGGATTTGGCCTATGCCAGAGGACCCGGGCCCGCCACGACCGCCCTGATCCTGGTCTGCTTGCTGACCATTCCCCTGGGGCGCAGCTTGAATGTACTGGCCAAGGGGCCGTTGCAGGCGGCTGCGCTGGGCGTCTCGGTCCGGCCCTTGACCTGGTCGGTGTATATCGTGGCCAGCCTGATTACCGCGGTGGCGGTGACCACTGCCGGCAGCATCGGCTTTGTGGGGCTGGTGGTCCCGCATATGCTCCGGCTCATACTGGGCAATGATCAGCGCCTGATCCTGCCGGCCTCGGCATTGGGCGGCGGTATCCTGCTGACCCTGGCGGATACCCTGGCCCGGACCATGCTGGCCCCGGAGCAACTCCCGGTGGGGGTGATTACCGCCATGCTCGGCGTGCCCACTTTCCTCTATTTGCTCTACAGAAGCCGCTGA
- a CDS encoding lipopolysaccharide assembly protein LapA domain-containing protein — protein MTGPQKLKAVVAAILVALVVAFVFQNREPANVEFLLWTWSASRAVVLFTVFLAGVAAGWLARGAAIRRRKQ, from the coding sequence ATGACTGGCCCTCAAAAACTCAAAGCGGTGGTCGCTGCCATTTTGGTCGCCCTGGTTGTGGCCTTTGTTTTCCAGAATCGTGAGCCGGCCAATGTGGAATTCCTGCTGTGGACCTGGTCTGCCTCGCGGGCGGTGGTGCTGTTCACGGTGTTTCTCGCCGGGGTGGCGGCCGGCTGGCTGGCCCGCGGCGCGGCCATCCGCCGTCGCAAACAATAG
- a CDS encoding cobyrinate a,c-diamide synthase, translating into MSDSGETIQARVAAAMITAPGSGQGKSMVTATLARLHRNAGRRVRVFKHGPDYLDPMVLEKASGAPVYQLHPWMTGEAECAWRLADAASEADLVLVEGSMGLFDGNPSSADLAVLGGLPALPVIDAAGMAQTFGAVALGLARYREDVPVHEVIANRIGSPGHGRMLAESLPEGIRLLGAVPRHEAMNIPDRHLGIVQAQEIQNLDEQLDAAAEVLQAAGLDQLPKEIQLSARRPAPPPRLLEGCRIAIARDRAFAFIYRANTELLEAMGASLDYFSPLANETVPEADAIWLPGGYPELHAAKLAGQSAFRDWLQAHHQADRPILAECGGMMACMEALVDGDGERHAMAGLLPGESIMVGRLMGLGIQSLETAAGSLRGHTFHHSRLETPLEPLAHTRRQRFDSAGEAVYSDKSLLASYFHSYFPSSPAAAAALFRRDEPLF; encoded by the coding sequence ATGAGTGATTCAGGAGAGACCATTCAGGCACGGGTAGCGGCCGCCATGATTACTGCCCCCGGCTCCGGCCAGGGCAAGTCCATGGTGACCGCGACCCTGGCCCGGCTGCACCGCAATGCCGGGCGCCGGGTGCGGGTCTTCAAGCACGGGCCGGACTATCTGGACCCGATGGTGCTGGAAAAGGCCTCGGGGGCACCCGTCTACCAGCTGCATCCCTGGATGACCGGGGAGGCAGAATGTGCCTGGCGCTTGGCCGATGCGGCTTCGGAGGCGGACCTGGTTCTGGTGGAGGGCTCCATGGGCCTGTTTGACGGCAATCCCTCCAGCGCCGATCTCGCCGTACTGGGTGGCTTGCCGGCCCTGCCGGTGATCGATGCGGCCGGCATGGCCCAGACCTTCGGCGCGGTAGCCCTGGGCCTGGCCCGCTACCGCGAGGATGTCCCGGTCCATGAGGTGATCGCCAACCGGATCGGCAGCCCCGGCCATGGCCGCATGCTGGCCGAAAGCCTGCCCGAGGGGATTCGGTTGCTGGGTGCGGTGCCTCGTCACGAGGCCATGAATATTCCCGATCGTCATCTGGGCATCGTTCAGGCCCAGGAGATCCAGAATCTGGATGAGCAGCTGGATGCCGCCGCCGAGGTATTGCAGGCCGCCGGGCTTGATCAACTGCCCAAAGAAATCCAGTTGAGCGCTCGGCGCCCGGCGCCACCGCCCCGCCTGCTGGAAGGGTGCCGCATTGCCATTGCCCGGGACCGGGCCTTTGCCTTCATCTACCGGGCCAATACCGAACTGCTGGAGGCCATGGGGGCCAGCCTGGATTATTTCTCTCCCCTGGCCAATGAAACCGTGCCCGAGGCCGATGCCATCTGGTTGCCGGGCGGCTATCCCGAGCTCCATGCCGCCAAATTGGCCGGGCAGTCGGCCTTTCGCGACTGGCTGCAGGCCCATCATCAAGCAGATCGCCCCATACTGGCGGAATGCGGCGGCATGATGGCCTGCATGGAAGCGCTGGTGGATGGCGACGGCGAGCGCCATGCCATGGCCGGTCTGCTCCCCGGGGAAAGCATCATGGTGGGGCGGCTCATGGGGCTGGGGATTCAGTCCCTGGAGACAGCGGCCGGCAGCTTGCGGGGGCATACCTTCCACCATTCCCGGCTGGAGACCCCATTAGAGCCCCTGGCCCATACTCGCCGGCAACGGTTTGATAGCGCCGGTGAAGCGGTCTATTCCGACAAATCCCTACTGGCCAGCTATTTCCACAGTTACTTCCCGTCCAGCCCGGCGGCTGCGGCCGCCCTGTTTCGACGGGATGAGCCCCTTTTCTGA
- a CDS encoding ABC transporter ATP-binding protein, producing the protein MAVLSTDKLQIDIPGRADGSPLDISIQPGELWGVLGPNGAGKTTLLHTLAGLRAPRHGGVSLDGTDLRRLNRRQVARTLAVVFQDHQDSFPATVLETALVGRHPHLSPWDLDTAEDMNIALDALARLELSGMESRVISTLSGGERQRLAITTALTQQPAIWLADEPTNHLDLHHQVAIMRLLRDQAHSGQAVFMCLHDLNIAARWCDRLLLLQPDGQACWGRAEEMLVPDALERLYGQRLQVGTINGARVFVPVE; encoded by the coding sequence ATGGCTGTGCTCAGTACCGACAAATTGCAGATCGATATTCCGGGGCGGGCCGATGGCTCACCGCTGGATATCAGCATTCAGCCGGGGGAACTCTGGGGCGTGCTGGGACCCAATGGGGCCGGCAAGACCACCTTGCTGCACACCCTGGCCGGTCTCAGGGCGCCCCGTCATGGGGGCGTGAGCCTGGACGGGACCGACCTTCGCCGGCTCAATCGTCGCCAGGTGGCCCGTACCCTGGCCGTGGTCTTTCAGGATCATCAGGACAGTTTCCCCGCCACCGTGCTGGAAACGGCCCTGGTAGGCCGCCATCCCCATCTGTCGCCCTGGGACCTGGACACGGCGGAAGATATGAATATCGCCCTGGATGCTCTGGCACGCCTGGAGTTATCGGGGATGGAATCCCGGGTGATCAGCACCTTGTCCGGTGGCGAGCGCCAGCGCCTGGCGATTACCACGGCCCTGACCCAGCAGCCGGCCATCTGGCTGGCCGATGAGCCCACCAACCACCTGGACTTGCATCACCAGGTGGCCATCATGCGTTTGCTCCGGGACCAGGCCCACTCCGGCCAGGCGGTCTTCATGTGCCTGCATGATCTGAATATCGCCGCGCGCTGGTGCGATCGGTTACTGCTTCTACAGCCGGACGGCCAGGCCTGCTGGGGCCGGGCTGAGGAGATGCTGGTGCCGGACGCCCTGGAGCGTTTGTACGGTCAGCGCCTACAGGTGGGGACTATTAACGGGGCGCGGGTGTTCGTGCCGGTGGAATAG
- a CDS encoding antitoxin Xre/MbcA/ParS toxin-binding domain-containing protein codes for MRESTLTQHSRSIGRAMPNAFQVAVRALKSWGFSNAEIARVLGLAPRSLSRYLSDGLSARAISPDLIERVSYVLGVEKALEILLGNEAAIRRWMNSPSYGPPFGGDTPKARLLGGLVADLYVTRRYLDGLRGGDFA; via the coding sequence ATGCGCGAATCCACGCTTACCCAGCATAGCCGTTCCATTGGGCGAGCCATGCCCAATGCTTTTCAGGTTGCCGTGCGGGCCCTGAAAAGCTGGGGGTTCAGCAACGCTGAAATCGCCCGGGTACTGGGGTTGGCACCCCGCTCCCTGTCCCGCTACCTCTCGGACGGCCTCAGCGCCCGCGCTATCAGCCCCGATCTCATTGAGCGCGTCTCTTATGTGCTGGGCGTCGAGAAGGCCCTGGAGATCCTGCTGGGCAATGAGGCGGCCATTCGCCGCTGGATGAACAGCCCGTCCTATGGCCCGCCTTTCGGCGGGGATACGCCAAAAGCCCGTCTCCTGGGCGGCCTGGTGGCTGATCTGTACGTGACCCGGCGTTACCTGGACGGCTTGCGCGGGGGCGATTTTGCCTGA
- a CDS encoding TetR/AcrR family transcriptional regulator: protein MTTVSSPTKERILSAAELLFAETGIATTSLRQITSRARVNLAAVNYHFGSKDGLIDAVYERRLGPVTDGWLGNIETLEKQYGDSAIPVEEIVESFVLPVARLAADEVRGGRIFMRLLAQGYSEARHYFEKLFSSQYQHVLDRYRQALRHAIPDLPSESLCWRLQFLLGALTQGLSGGELLRLIEGQADPRDTKRAVKELIPFLVAGLKAPPPQLEMTVELEDGASPSTMDSSVRKASA, encoded by the coding sequence ATGACTACTGTCTCCAGCCCGACCAAAGAACGTATCCTTTCCGCTGCGGAACTCCTTTTCGCAGAGACAGGCATCGCCACCACCTCCCTCAGGCAGATTACCAGCCGGGCCCGGGTGAATCTGGCCGCGGTGAACTATCATTTTGGTTCCAAGGATGGCCTCATTGATGCCGTTTATGAACGGCGTCTGGGTCCGGTAACCGATGGTTGGCTGGGCAATATTGAAACGCTGGAAAAGCAGTACGGCGACTCCGCCATTCCGGTAGAGGAAATCGTGGAATCCTTCGTCCTGCCGGTGGCGCGCTTGGCTGCGGATGAAGTCCGTGGTGGCCGGATCTTTATGCGCCTGCTGGCCCAGGGCTACAGTGAAGCCCGTCATTACTTCGAGAAGCTGTTTTCAAGCCAGTACCAGCATGTATTGGATCGCTACCGCCAGGCCCTGCGCCATGCCATACCCGATCTTCCCAGTGAGTCCCTTTGCTGGCGGCTGCAATTCCTGCTCGGTGCCCTGACTCAAGGCCTGTCGGGCGGTGAGCTCTTGCGCCTGATCGAAGGCCAAGCCGATCCGCGGGATACCAAGCGCGCCGTCAAGGAGCTGATTCCCTTTCTGGTGGCCGGCCTCAAGGCACCGCCGCCCCAGCTGGAAATGACGGTTGAGCTGGAAGATGGGGCATCGCCTTCAACCATGGATTCCTCGGTGCGAAAGGCCTCCGCATAA
- a CDS encoding MotA/TolQ/ExbB proton channel family protein, which yields MISISLDLMSTVVNGLLFPVVITLLALVLLTLWESGLAIGERSGGLARIEKDGCLETMAARARRRIDRADLLARIGPMLGLMGTLIPLGPGLAALSRGDLEVLAEAVTVAFNTTVLGLLIGILGFVIGRLRRRWYDAAMGRLEARS from the coding sequence ATGATCTCGATCAGTCTGGACTTGATGAGTACGGTGGTGAACGGGCTGTTGTTCCCGGTGGTCATCACCTTGTTGGCGCTGGTCCTTTTGACCCTCTGGGAAAGCGGACTGGCGATCGGCGAGCGCAGCGGTGGCCTGGCCCGGATTGAAAAGGACGGTTGCCTGGAGACCATGGCGGCCCGGGCCCGGCGCCGAATCGATCGAGCCGACTTGCTGGCCCGTATCGGACCCATGCTGGGCCTGATGGGCACTCTGATTCCCCTGGGGCCGGGGCTTGCCGCCCTCAGCCGGGGGGATCTGGAAGTGTTGGCGGAGGCGGTGACTGTGGCCTTCAACACCACCGTTCTGGGTCTATTGATCGGCATCCTGGGTTTTGTCATCGGCCGTCTGCGCCGTCGCTGGTATGACGCCGCCATGGGTCGGTTGGAGGCTCGGTCATGA